A genomic window from Cloacibacillus evryensis DSM 19522 includes:
- the lpxA gene encoding acyl-ACP--UDP-N-acetylglucosamine O-acyltransferase, which translates to MSVQIHPTAIVAKEAELGDNVNIGPYCIVDSKTKIGHGTVLKAFSRVCDYTRLGSDCVIHEHAVIGGVPQDLSYKGEETWAIIGDRVVCREYVTINRAVGEGESTTVGDGCFVMEGVHFAHNVHIGKECTVANKAGLSGHVHVGDYVVIGGMTGFHQFTHIGSYCMVGGLSRITQDVPPYCLAAGIPMRVYDINKVGLRRRNIDVQTRRKIREMYKLIYNSGLTIRDGLSQVRERYPDDPEAKMILDFAAESTRGFTPRMTQDWHHKTEDKID; encoded by the coding sequence ATGAGCGTTCAAATACATCCGACAGCTATCGTGGCAAAAGAGGCGGAACTGGGCGACAATGTAAACATCGGACCCTATTGTATAGTCGATTCAAAGACGAAGATCGGTCATGGAACGGTGCTTAAAGCTTTTTCGCGGGTATGTGACTACACAAGGCTGGGCTCGGACTGCGTCATTCATGAGCACGCCGTCATCGGCGGCGTGCCGCAGGACCTCAGCTACAAAGGCGAGGAAACCTGGGCCATCATCGGAGACAGAGTAGTCTGCCGCGAATATGTCACCATCAACCGCGCCGTCGGCGAGGGGGAATCGACGACGGTCGGAGACGGCTGCTTCGTTATGGAGGGCGTGCACTTCGCCCACAACGTACATATCGGCAAAGAGTGTACGGTAGCGAACAAAGCGGGACTGTCCGGACATGTGCATGTCGGCGATTACGTAGTCATTGGGGGAATGACCGGGTTTCATCAGTTTACGCATATCGGCTCATACTGCATGGTGGGGGGACTCTCGCGCATAACTCAGGATGTGCCTCCTTACTGCCTCGCCGCCGGAATACCGATGCGCGTCTATGATATAAACAAGGTCGGCCTGCGCCGCCGTAATATAGATGTGCAGACGCGCAGGAAGATACGCGAGATGTACAAGCTGATATATAACTCGGGGCTCACCATCAGAGACGGGCTGAGCCAGGTGAGGGAACGTTATCCCGATGATCCTGAGGCAAAGATGATCCTTGACTTCGCGGCGGAAAGCACAAGGGGCTTTACTCCGCGCATGACGCAGGACTGGCATCATAAGACAGAGGATAAAATTGATTAA
- the fabZ gene encoding 3-hydroxyacyl-ACP dehydratase FabZ encodes MQVRINQIMELLPHRYPFLLVDRVEEIIDTDELKEVTGYKNVTFNEPFFQGHFPDEPVMPGVLILEAMGQVGAMLLKLQPEFQNGDRKLVYLTSIDNAKFRKPVKPGDQLRTTARLKRRRGNMGKFEFVAKVDDEIVAEAEMGFVIASGLTLEAE; translated from the coding sequence ATGCAGGTACGCATCAACCAGATAATGGAGCTTCTTCCGCACCGTTATCCATTTCTGCTTGTGGACAGGGTAGAAGAAATCATAGACACTGACGAGCTTAAAGAGGTCACAGGTTATAAAAACGTCACTTTCAACGAGCCGTTCTTCCAGGGGCACTTTCCGGACGAGCCGGTGATGCCCGGCGTTCTTATCCTGGAAGCGATGGGGCAGGTGGGGGCGATGCTCCTTAAATTACAGCCCGAATTCCAGAACGGGGATAGAAAGCTTGTCTATCTCACCTCGATAGACAACGCGAAGTTCCGCAAGCCGGTGAAGCCTGGCGATCAGCTTCGCACCACCGCCAGGCTGAAGCGCCGCCGCGGAAACATGGGCAAATTTGAATTCGTCGCAAAAGTCGACGATGAGATCGTTGCCGAAGCCGAAATGGGGTTTGTCATCGCCTCAGGCCTGACGCTTGAGGCGGAATAA
- the lpxC gene encoding UDP-3-O-acyl-N-acetylglucosamine deacetylase encodes MRKRMKTLKNEIKISGTGLHSGEESTLWMRPCESPGIHFRNENGLSPVTEAVVEEDSRLTGFSLPNGAVVRTAEHLLAAIAGMGLNAVELELSGSEVPILDGSAFPFAEAIKDCGFTEMDGILKGRAISAPIFLEENGGSRLIAAAPCDRLTVTYIIDYSGTPIGLQKVKYDITSETFYNIISKARTFGLTSELDYLKQNGLAKGGTLDNALIFDENGPVGSQRLRFPLECVTHKVIDLLGDLTLAGEIPAAHYVAVAAGHSIHGKLARRIRALFS; translated from the coding sequence TTGAGAAAACGCATGAAGACGCTTAAGAACGAAATAAAAATAAGCGGGACGGGATTGCATTCAGGTGAAGAGTCCACCCTGTGGATGCGTCCCTGCGAAAGTCCCGGCATCCACTTCCGCAATGAAAACGGGCTGTCGCCGGTGACAGAGGCGGTGGTGGAGGAGGACAGCAGGCTGACCGGTTTCTCTCTTCCCAACGGTGCCGTCGTGAGGACGGCGGAACATTTGCTGGCGGCGATAGCGGGTATGGGACTTAATGCCGTTGAACTTGAACTTTCAGGCAGCGAGGTCCCGATCCTGGACGGAAGCGCCTTCCCCTTTGCGGAGGCGATAAAAGACTGCGGCTTCACAGAGATGGATGGAATACTTAAAGGACGGGCCATCTCCGCGCCGATATTTCTGGAAGAGAACGGCGGCAGCCGGCTTATCGCGGCCGCTCCCTGCGACAGGCTGACGGTCACTTACATAATTGATTACTCCGGAACCCCGATCGGCCTCCAAAAGGTCAAATATGATATCACAAGCGAGACTTTTTATAATATAATTTCTAAGGCCCGGACGTTTGGGCTTACCTCCGAGCTGGATTATTTGAAACAGAATGGGCTGGCAAAAGGCGGAACGCTGGATAACGCTCTGATTTTTGATGAGAACGGGCCGGTCGGCAGCCAACGGCTGCGTTTCCCGCTGGAGTGCGTAACACATAAGGTCATCGATCTGCTGGGGGATCTGACTTTGGCCGGGGAGATACCGGCAGCGCATTACGTGGCGGTCGCGGCCGGCCACAGCATCCATGGAAAGCTCGCGCGCCGCATAAGGGCGCTGTTTTCATAA
- the lpxD gene encoding UDP-3-O-(3-hydroxymyristoyl)glucosamine N-acyltransferase yields MSTITKSITLGRIAEMTHGEVKGDPEIRITSICAPEKAGENSISPLWEKKFIPLVKEGTVLFTKKGWIAEGCRGVEVDDPRVALIALLQYFDETPARGTKVSELAVIAPTARLGNNVSVGAGTVIRDGVNIGDGTVIMENVVIDECSEIGGGCLIEPGTVIYHHTKIGSGCVLHANAVIGCEGFGFVPDPKAGMVKIPQIGIVRLDDGVEVGACSAIDRATFGETYIGPSTKIDSHVKIGHNCEIGGYTIVVAQSGIAGSTKIGRGVIMAAQSGASNHAAIGDGCTVGGRAGVASDIPAGSVVSGFPAQDHKKELRQQAAVRQLPEFMRHVRELAKKVERLEKTHEDA; encoded by the coding sequence TTGAGTACGATAACAAAGAGCATTACGCTTGGCCGGATCGCGGAGATGACGCATGGTGAGGTAAAGGGCGATCCTGAAATCAGGATAACCTCGATATGCGCGCCTGAGAAGGCGGGAGAAAACAGTATATCTCCGCTCTGGGAGAAAAAATTTATCCCTCTTGTGAAAGAGGGGACCGTCCTGTTTACAAAAAAGGGATGGATCGCGGAGGGCTGCCGCGGCGTGGAGGTTGACGATCCCCGTGTGGCGCTGATCGCCCTGCTGCAATATTTTGACGAGACGCCGGCGCGCGGAACGAAAGTATCGGAACTGGCGGTCATCGCCCCCACCGCGCGGCTGGGAAACAACGTTTCGGTAGGCGCGGGGACGGTGATACGCGACGGCGTAAATATCGGCGACGGTACGGTGATAATGGAGAACGTCGTCATCGACGAATGTTCTGAGATCGGCGGCGGCTGCCTCATCGAGCCTGGCACGGTGATATACCACCATACTAAGATCGGCAGCGGGTGTGTGCTGCACGCCAACGCCGTCATCGGCTGCGAGGGATTCGGATTCGTTCCCGACCCGAAGGCCGGAATGGTGAAGATACCGCAAATAGGCATCGTCCGCCTTGACGACGGCGTGGAGGTGGGGGCCTGCTCGGCAATAGACCGCGCTACCTTTGGGGAGACATACATCGGCCCGTCAACGAAGATCGACAGCCACGTGAAGATAGGCCATAACTGTGAGATAGGCGGCTATACGATAGTTGTCGCGCAGTCCGGGATAGCGGGGAGCACAAAGATCGGCAGGGGAGTCATCATGGCGGCGCAGTCCGGCGCTTCCAACCACGCCGCGATCGGCGACGGCTGCACGGTCGGAGGGCGCGCCGGCGTCGCTTCGGACATCCCCGCTGGCTCCGTAGTTTCCGGCTTTCCCGCGCAAGACCACAAAAAAGAGCTTCGCCAGCAGGCCGCCGTCAGACAACTGCCGGAATTCATGCGCCATGTCAGAGAACTTGCCAAAAAGGTCGAACGCCTTGAGAAAACGCATGAAGACGCTTAA
- a CDS encoding BamA/OMP85 family outer membrane protein: MLKRAKYLALGLVIVAFAATSALSAEESVLNTASESLPSAQTEAVSPDKTQGQPPSPEEADLTGPIIVSMDLQGNSEINRDHIMSVVTSKVGQHVDEEKLRKDAEAIFELGFFNATDYKVTDEGDGVKVTFLVQENPKVGEIKFIGNTVYSEDKLKSAIFTQPGMIFNRTFFRNDLQRIKEKYQEDGYVMANVKDVKIDGDVITVEIIEPKISEIVIQGNKITKKRIIERYLKIKVGELFNANKLRLTLNRLQGLGYFSDVNVNFEPGENPDDVIIVLTVEEARTGKLGFNIAYGTQSGFGGGMSYENFNIGGAGLKLSVGFELGDREEFWLSFEQPYMSGKVMAWKIGGYKRAWDDVYYYQNDKQYLEYDRDKYGAFIGFGKKFRDESKYNWYMLLDWHNTKNDNIRERDGFREDYPDDAKRAEELKRIREEELGEGTYYSATLSFRRFNIDEYAPYTRGDVESLSFQFGKATVEDTDYNYMKYWLESKFYFPVGNFLKDLFETSFLNGYEDKPVLFAARLIAGSSTGDVPYDEMYTVGGDTTLRGYDDDYYRGRNMVLGNFELRIPMQKMMSFVIFYDVGRAWDSGRTRNGSDVIYGDDSWGSSPGVGIRLNTPLGNLRLDYATGDEGRFHFGFGELF, from the coding sequence GTGTTAAAACGAGCGAAGTATCTTGCTCTGGGATTGGTAATCGTTGCCTTCGCGGCAACCTCCGCGTTATCAGCTGAAGAAAGCGTGCTGAATACCGCGTCGGAAAGTCTTCCTTCTGCGCAGACGGAGGCGGTTTCACCGGATAAAACGCAGGGGCAGCCCCCCTCTCCGGAAGAGGCCGACCTTACGGGGCCGATCATCGTAAGCATGGATCTGCAAGGCAACAGCGAGATCAACCGCGATCACATAATGAGTGTCGTTACCTCTAAAGTAGGGCAGCATGTGGACGAGGAGAAGCTGCGCAAAGATGCAGAGGCTATCTTTGAACTGGGCTTCTTCAACGCTACGGACTACAAGGTCACCGACGAGGGAGACGGCGTTAAGGTGACTTTCCTTGTGCAGGAAAACCCTAAGGTCGGGGAAATCAAATTTATCGGCAACACAGTCTATTCTGAGGATAAACTGAAAAGCGCTATTTTTACGCAGCCCGGGATGATTTTTAACAGGACCTTCTTCCGCAACGACCTGCAGAGAATAAAAGAAAAGTATCAGGAAGACGGATATGTCATGGCGAATGTAAAAGACGTGAAGATAGACGGCGACGTCATTACCGTAGAAATCATCGAGCCAAAGATATCCGAGATAGTGATTCAGGGAAACAAGATCACCAAGAAGAGGATCATCGAGCGTTACCTGAAGATAAAGGTCGGCGAGCTGTTCAATGCCAACAAACTCCGCCTGACGCTGAACCGTCTGCAGGGGCTGGGATATTTCAGCGACGTCAACGTGAACTTCGAGCCGGGGGAGAACCCGGACGACGTGATAATAGTCCTTACCGTGGAAGAAGCGCGTACCGGCAAACTCGGTTTCAACATCGCCTACGGAACGCAGAGCGGTTTTGGCGGCGGTATGAGCTATGAGAATTTCAACATCGGCGGCGCGGGACTGAAACTCAGCGTCGGCTTTGAGCTGGGGGACAGGGAGGAATTCTGGCTCTCGTTCGAACAGCCTTACATGAGCGGCAAGGTCATGGCCTGGAAGATAGGCGGGTACAAGCGCGCCTGGGACGACGTCTACTACTACCAAAACGACAAGCAATACCTGGAATATGACAGGGACAAGTACGGAGCTTTTATCGGCTTCGGCAAGAAGTTCCGTGACGAATCGAAGTATAACTGGTACATGCTGCTTGACTGGCACAACACCAAAAACGACAACATCAGGGAGCGCGACGGCTTTAGGGAAGACTACCCCGACGACGCGAAGCGGGCGGAAGAGCTGAAAAGGATCAGAGAGGAAGAACTTGGCGAAGGTACCTATTATTCGGCGACGCTCTCCTTCCGCCGGTTCAATATCGACGAATATGCGCCTTACACCCGCGGAGACGTTGAAAGCCTCAGCTTCCAGTTCGGCAAGGCCACCGTCGAAGATACCGACTACAACTATATGAAGTACTGGCTGGAGAGCAAGTTCTACTTCCCGGTGGGCAATTTCCTCAAGGACCTCTTCGAGACCTCCTTCCTCAACGGTTACGAGGATAAGCCTGTGCTCTTTGCGGCGCGGCTGATCGCCGGTTCTTCGACGGGCGACGTGCCGTACGACGAAATGTACACCGTCGGCGGAGATACGACGCTGCGCGGGTACGATGACGATTATTACCGCGGACGCAACATGGTCCTGGGCAACTTTGAGCTTCGCATACCAATGCAGAAGATGATGAGCTTCGTCATATTCTACGATGTCGGCCGCGCTTGGGATTCCGGCAGAACGAGGAACGGAAGCGACGTAATATACGGTGATGACAGTTGGGGATCTTCTCCCGGCGTCGGCATCCGTCTGAACACACCTCTCGGCAATCTGCGCCTTGATTACGCTACCGGAGATGAAGGCAGGTTCCATTTTGGCTTCGGAGAGCTATTCTAG
- a CDS encoding sigma-70 family RNA polymerase sigma factor has translation MSKDEEYNIGQRQDDSQLWRDCAAGNEEAREELILANRPMVYWLAKKLKVPYSTYQDLIQEGMLALINAVDSFDVERNIRFSTFAYYKIRGRMINFLQRVEAKAPLPVDEAVLVDEGAESSLLYNESSRSEWSIDLENALSQLSERESDIINALIMEGRVAREVASEKNIDISHVYRIRRKALAKLKSWLGIKESEATSGI, from the coding sequence ATGAGTAAAGATGAGGAATACAATATCGGTCAGCGGCAGGACGATTCCCAGTTATGGAGAGATTGTGCGGCCGGAAACGAAGAGGCAAGGGAAGAGTTGATCCTTGCCAATCGTCCGATGGTCTATTGGCTCGCAAAAAAATTAAAGGTCCCCTACAGCACGTACCAGGATCTCATTCAGGAGGGGATGCTTGCGCTGATAAACGCCGTAGACTCCTTTGACGTAGAGAGGAACATCCGTTTCTCCACCTTTGCCTATTATAAAATCCGCGGCAGGATGATCAATTTCCTCCAGCGCGTGGAGGCCAAGGCTCCGCTGCCGGTCGACGAGGCGGTGCTCGTAGACGAGGGCGCGGAAAGTTCGCTGCTCTATAACGAATCGAGCCGCAGCGAATGGTCTATAGATTTGGAGAACGCGCTTTCTCAGCTTTCAGAAAGGGAGTCCGACATTATCAACGCCCTTATTATGGAGGGACGCGTTGCCCGCGAGGTGGCCAGTGAGAAAAACATCGACATCAGCCATGTCTACCGTATAAGAAGAAAGGCACTCGCAAAGCTAAAATCGTGGCTTGGAATAAAAGAATCTGAGGCCACATCGGGGATATAG